The Bradyrhizobium oligotrophicum S58 genome contains the following window.
AGCGACGGCACCGAGGGTCGCAAGTAGTGCCCGGTGTGCTGTCGAAAATGAGCGACCATTTTTGACGTAGCTGTCAAATTCTTGAAGCGCCAGCGTCATGGGTCCAAATTCTCTCTTTTCGTCATTTGAGAGAAGGTTCCAAGATGTTTTTAGCAGAGACAGAGCCAGATCGCGTTTGAGATGGTCAAAAGCATCGATCGCACCGCTTTCGTCAAACCCGTCCTTCATCTTTCGCATCGCCGGTCGCTCCTGTTCAGGAGCTGCCGATATTTCGTCTTCAGTGAATGTTTTGGGAATTAATGACCGAGTCGAAGTTTGACCCGTGAAAGCAAGGAACTGCCAGATTACCGTCAACGAAAAGTTTCTAAATCTTACCTGAACAACGTTCTTGCCCTCGGGAAATCTGACGCCAAAAGCTCTATCGGCTCGACCGACCAAAACATAGAATACTGGTTGAAAGTGCTCAGGATCATATTTCCCAAGCGATACTACATTTTGGGACGATCGGATTTTGTATCGATCATGAGACATGTCGCCCGCGCGACGTATAAAAACACCTGCGAACTGGTTGAGGACTTTCAAAGCCTCAGTATAGTTCCTGGTAGTTTCGCGCCGGCCGTCCTTCATCACTTTCGTATATTTTATGACGTTAACCTGAGAGCTTTCAAGGCTTTGATGAACTGAAAATCGTTCTTCGATCACCTTGTCTATGTCGGTCGATTTGGATCCTTCTACTTGGTTGTGAAATAGCGAGTGCTTAACAATAAGCGTAAGGTCACCTGAGGCTCGTTCCTGCACAGAAAGCAGAAGGCGCTCGGCTCCTCTAATTCTGGCTGAGAAGATTATAGGTTTAGGCATGACTAATCCGAAATAGCCAAGCGTCGAATCTGTTATCAATCACATTGTTTGCAAAAAGGCTCTTATTCAGCAAGGGTGGCGCGTATGTGCTGTAACGAACCGTGAGTATGCTCGGCGCGCTGCGGTGATCGCGATTTCTGCCGAGTATCGTTGTTTTCGACTTCCGCTTCACCGGCCACCCGTCACGGCGCTGGCTGATTAGCTTGAGCGCGGCGATCTATCTCAACTTCTTCACCGACCACTATGGGCTCGATCTGCGGTTCGTGCTGTTCGGTTGGGCCGCGCTGCTGTTCGCGCCGGCGACTGTCCACTTCGATGTTACGGTGACAGTGCTGGACTGCACTAATCTCTCTCGCGCCGAACGGCGGCGTCGAGGTGTCGAGGGTTGGCCGACAAGACGTTCTGTCCGCAAATGTCCGTGTCCTGGCCGCAAGAGGCCGAACTTTGCGCAGGCGGCGTTGGGCGATCGACTGCTAGGAATCGGCGTCTCACCGGACGCCAACTCCCATGCATGACGACGAGTTTTCATCAGCCGCGGCGCAGGACAGCGCCGCCGCGATCTGGGCGCCGCTGCGCCCCTTCATTGCGGCCGAGGCGCGTCTGGCCGCGCGCGCAGCGCAAACGCCCTGGACCGCCTTCCTCTACGAATTCCTCCGCTTCGGCGTGAAGCAGGCTTGGGCCTGCCTGTTCGGCGGCATCGCGGTGGCGCTGATGCTGCTGACGTGGCGGTTCTATCCGGCGAACGCGCCGCTCGCGCGCTACGACTTTCTCTTTCTCTGCATGCTCGGCGTCCAGGCCGCGCTGCTCGCTGCGCGCCTGGAGACCTGGGAGGAGGCGAAGATCATCTTGATCTACCATCTCGTCGGCACGGCGATGGAGTTGTTCAAGACCGCGACCGGCTCGTGGATCTATCCCGAGCCCAGCCTGATCCGGCTTGGCGGCGTGCCGCTGTTCTCCGGCTTCATGTATTCCTGCATCGGCAGCTATCTCTGCCGGGTCTGGCGGCTGTTCGATTTCCGCTTCAACTTCCATCCGTCGCGGCGCTGGCTGATGGCTTTAAGCGCTGCGATCTATCTCAACTTCTTCACCGACCATTACGGCCTCGATCTCAGGCTCGTGCTGTTCGGCTGCGCCGCGCTGCTGTTTGCGCCGGCGACGGTCCACTTCAAGGTCTGGCGCGTGCACCGGTCGATGCCGCTGCTGCTCGGGCTGGTCCTGGTGTCGCTGTTCATCTGGCTGTCGGAGAACATCGGCACCTTCACGCGGGTCTGGCTCTATCCGGCGCAGGCCCATGGCTGGGCCATGGTGTCGCCGGCCAAGCTCGGCTCGTGGTTCCTGCTGCTGATCATCAGCTACACGCTGGTCAGTCTGATCAACCGGCCGAGGGTGATGGGCACCAGGGAAAACACGCTATTGCCGGAGCGACAGAAGCAAGCCGCATAGCGCGCTGCCGTAGGGTGGGCAAAGGCGCGGGCGCGGTGTCGAGATGCGGACGGTATCGAACGCGCCGTGCCCACCGAGTCTCGCGGTAATCACCTGATGGTGGGCACGCGGCCGCCGGGCGGCGGACGCTTTGCCCACCCTACGGCGGCGCGACTGAGCTACTTCTTCTTCGCGCCGACCCGGTCGAGCGACTTGATCGCCAGCGGCGGGCGGCCGGATTTTTCGGCGATCTCGCGGTCCTGCTCCATGATGAACCCGCGGGCCGGCTCGTCGCCGTCGAGGCCGCCGAGCAGCTCGGCCGGAACGCGGCGGTTGGAGCGCTGCGAGCCGTCCTCATAGGTGACGTTGAAGAAGGCGAATTCGCCTTTGGGATTGGTGCCGGGTTTTTTCGCCATGGAAGGCGCTTTACGGCGGCAGGGCGCACCCGGTCAATGCCAGAAAATGCTTATCCGCTGCCCGAATTTGACTTTTTCGTCATATGGTTTTCGCGGAATCGGGACGGTCGCCGGGGCACGAATCGCGGGTCGGCCGCGGGCTTCCGAAACTCCTCGATTTTGCCGGATGAAGGTGCCTTCATCGCGGCCCCGAACCCGCGACGAATGTCAGACATGTCGATGCCCCAACTCACCGTCTGGTACAACACGCGCTGCCCGGTCTGCGACGCCGGCATCGACTGGCAGCGCAACAAGCTGCTGGCGCTGGTCAGGTCGGGCCGGGTCGCGTTCAAGGACATCAATGAAGAGCCTGAGGCGCTGAGCGCCTTCGGCGCCGATGTCGACGCCGTCCGCCGCCGCCTGCACGCGACCGACGAGGAGGGGCAATTGATTACCGGCGCCGACGTCGCGCTGCTGCTGTGGGCGCTGACACCCGGCGAGGGCTGGCTCGCCACCCTGTTCGGCAACCGCCTGGTGCGGCCGCTGACGCGGTTCGGCTACGACCGCTTTGCCGACGTGCTGTTCGCCTGGAATAAGCGCAAGGGGCATTGGTGAGGAGCGGAGCTCGCGACTGGAGTGCAACCATCTCACCGCGCGATCGGTGAGCTCCCCTCCCCCTTTTGCGGGGAGGGGTCGGGGGTGGGGGTCCACGAATTCCGCTCTGTCTGATGAGCACTGATCTCGGCTGAGCCTTACGGACACGCTGACTGTCGTCAGCGCCTTCGGACGGACCTGCGAACATCTGGAATGGCGAGGCGCATCTCACTGAGGTCAGCGCCCGTGGACCCCCACCCCCAACCGCTCCCCGCAAGGAGGAGGGGAGTTCACCGTCTGCGTGGCGAGCTATCGCGTCAAACTACGTCGCACCTTCACCCGCGCATGCACCCTTGTGCCGCCGCGTGGCTCGTCGTCATCATCGCCGCGGCCGAGCGCCATGATGGCGGTGCCCATCGCGGTCGAGCCGAAGGTGACGAAGAACGATCCCAGCAGCAGGCCGATGGCGACGCCGGGCGAGTGATCGGAGAAGATCAGGTGACGCAGGCCGTAAGGGTCGAGCGCCAGCAGCCCGCCGACCAGCACCACAGCCATGCCGAGGCCGAGCGCGAGGTTGATCGCGAGCAACCGGAAGAGGGGAGTCTGAAGCAGTCTGCGTCGTCGCTGGCCTGGCGGCATCGGCGATCTCCCGCGGATCGTGAACGACCTTGATATGGTAGCACCGGTCGCGATGGGCTCAAGGCCGTAAGCCGCCCGCCAGGGACATGGCTGAAGCGCCATCCTGGCGCGCCGTTTCGGGACAATGGCGCGCCAGGCAGGCTGCACGCCAATGACGTCACGCCGCCTCGCCCTCGGCGACACCATGCTGCTTGGCGATCACGGTCTGCCACACGCCGGCGATCGCGCGCTGCGTCTCCGGTGCGATCAGGCAGTGGCCTTCATTGTCGAAGCCGCAGAAGCGCGCCGAGGGATCGTGTCTCGCCTCGATCAGCGCCTTGTTGATCATCTCCAGCGACGCCATCACCTGACCGACGTTCTGCAGCCTCGTGTGATGCAGGATGTCGATCAGGCGGAACATCATCACCGGCGGCTGGCCCAGCGCGATGCCGGGACGGCCGAACTCGAACAACACGTTGACCGCCGGCAGCACGCCCTGGATCTGTGCCAGGATCTTCGCGGCATCCTCGGTCGTGCAGGCGACGAGATGCGCGCCCTGGACCGGGAGGGTGGGGACCGGTGGCGCCTCCGGGCCGAGCCCGAGACCCGACAGCACCTGATGCTCGATCCAGCGCCGCACCTCGGGTGGCGCCGAGAGGATCTGGTCGGTGGACAGGGTAATCCCGATCATGGCGTCATCTCCTTTTGCCGCAGCTTAGAAAACGACGATGGCACTGTCTTGACGAGGATCAAGCGGCCGCGAAGGCGCAGCTGCCTCAGGGCGCCACCAGTTCGACGCGGCGGTTCAGGGCGCGGCCGACATCGGTGGCATTGCTGCCGACCGGAGCGAGCAGGCCCACGCCCGCGCTGCGCAGCCGCGCTGGCGCAATACGGTAGCTCCTCGCCAGCTCCGCGGCGACCGCCTCGGCCCGCCGCCGCGACAGATCGAGATTGTAGTCATAGCTGCCCTGGCTGTCGGTATGGCCGACGATGAAGACATTGAGCTGCGGCTGGCCGGCGAGCAACTGGGCGATCTGCTCCAGCGTCGGCCGGCTCTCCGGCTTCATGGTCGCCTTGTCGGTGTCGAAATAGATGCCATAGAGCGCGATGTGGCCCTTGTCGCCGAGGCCCTTCGCCATCTCGGCGGCGCTGACCATCTTGTTCTGCATCGCGCCGAGCTCGGCGATGGTGAGCTGCGCAGTGATCTGTTGGTTGTTCTGGCTGACCAGCACGCTGGCATAGATCTCGCGGCCATCAGCCGCCTTGCGGCCGGCAAAATAGCGATAGTCGAAACCGTCCACCCACATCTGCGGCACCGGCAGCACGTCGATCGCCTCGGTGAAGGGAATGGCGCCGCAGGCGTCGGTGTCGCAGGCGAGCAGCGTCTCGAAGCCGGCCTTGGCGAGCTGGTTCTCGAAATTGCGTGATACTTCGAGGATCGAGGGACCGGGCATGGTGCGATACGCAATCCGTGTGATGCGGCCCTCCAGGCGCCGTTCGTCGGTGGCCTTGCCATCCTTGAACGGCGCCGCCTGCAGCCGCATGGCGTCGAAATCCTTGGCGACATAGCCGGTGATCACGCTGCCGGCGAAACGGCCGATGCCGGGGAAGTCTCTTGCACCCGCGACATCGCCGGGCTGTGCGGTCGCAGGCGAAACGGTGTGACAGATCAGGGCCGCGATCAGGGTGAGCTGCGCCAGTGCGCCGAGCCGGAACGTCATAGTCATGGTGACCTCTTGGGAAAATGGCGGGCCGAGGCTTGCGAGGGTCGGAAGGCATGTTTGGATCAGCGGAAAGAACGCGACGACGAAACAGGGGCGCCTCGCTTTAGTAACGACGAGGCCGCTGCCCGTTCAAAGAAGCTGGCGGCCGGACGCAGGTCGATCGCGGTCGATGGTCCGCCCGCTGGCTGGCCTGCCGCCGCCAAATCGGGCATTGTGGCGAGGCTCGGCACCGCCTGTCCTCATCACGCTCTCATGCAGGGACCTTTCTTCTCATGCTGGCTTTTCGATCCCTCGTAGCTGTTGCGATTCTGTCGTTTGCCTCTCCCGCCCTGGCCGCGCGCTGCGGCGGCGATTTCAATACCTTCATCGCGAGCTTCTCCGCGGAGGCGCAGAGCGCCGGCGTCTCGGGCGCGGTGGTCAGCCAGGCGCTGTCGGGCGTGACGCTCGATCCGGCCGTGCTCTCCTTCGACCGCCGCCAGCGCTACACCTTCAACAAGAGTTTTGAGCAGTATGTCGCGACCCGCGTCGGCCCCGGCCGCATCAATGGCGGCCGCGCCATGCTGCAGCGGCACGCGGCGCTGCTGTCGCGCATCGAGCAGCAATATGGCGTGCCACGCCAGATCCTGGTCGCGATCTGGGGGCTCGAGACCGATTTCGGCAAGGGCGACATGGGCAAGCTGCCGGTGATCCGCACCCTCGCCACGCTGGCGCATGACTGCCGCCGCACGGAGCTGTTCCAGACCGAGCTGATGGCGGCGCTCAAGATCGTCGAGCGCGGCGATCTCACCTTGCGCGACCTGATCGGCGCCTTCGCCGGCGAGATCGGGCAGACCCAGTTCCTGCCGTCGTCCTACATCAAATACGGCGTCGATTTCGACGGCGACGGCCGCGTCGACCTGCGCCACTCCACCGCCGACGTGCTGGCCTCGACCGCCAACCTGCTCCACACCAACGGCTTCAAGATGGGCGCGTCCTACGAGGAGGGCTCGGCCAACTTCGATGCGATGCGCGAGTGGAACAGAGCCGTGATCTATCGCAAGACCATCGGCTATTTCGCCGACCAGCTGATGGGGCGGTAGGCCGAGTCATAGCCTCATGTGGGCTGTCATGCCCGCCACCGGGTCTCGCCTTCGGCGAGCCCGATGACAGGCTCCGGCGGGCATCCAGTACGCCGTGCCGCCTCGGCTTATTAACCTCTGCCGGTGACTACTGGATCGCCCGGTCAAGCCGGGCGATGACAGCTTGGGGTGTAGCTCCAGCACTCATTAGGTGTAGCTCCAGCACGCGCCACACCCACGCTGTCATTCCGGGGCGCGCCCAACGGGGCGCGAGCCCGGAATCCATAACCACAGGCGGACGCGGTGAGACACGGCTGTTGCTCCAGCTCGCGCCACACTCACATCCGTGGCTATGGATTCCGGGCTCGCGCTACGCGCGCCCCGGAATGACGGCAGAGGGCGGGGGCGCATAGCTCGCATGCGCAAACTGCCCGTCGTGTTAGTTTGTCGCAGGATCAGCGCTTGCGCCGTCGGGCAAATCAGAAGCACATTTCCGCTCGTCCCGGCCCGCCGGAGGGGCGTTTCGCGATCGTCACGAGGCGCGGGCCTGGGATGCGATGGGCGTAGAGGTCTGCAGCGTGGCTTGTCCGCGCCGACGAACGGATCGATGCGCACGCCGAAATCGTGGCGTCCCGACACCCCGACGCTGGTGTCAACTCACGACGAAGCTCTGCTTCGCGTGGGGATGGTGGCCAACAAGCCCGGCGCACCAGGGAGACCACGTATAAGGCGTCAAACCATTGCGCAGGGAGGGCCGGGTCTGTCCGGCTGAACCTGTGGTAACCGCCGCGTGCACTTTCTTTCGCACGCGGGCCGCAGGCCTCAGCCGAGGCCTGGCTCTCCCTGCGCCCTCCATCTGATGAGGGCGACGAATTGGCAAGACTCGGACGCATCACGCGCCGCGAGAACGATCAACGACATTCTCGTCGTGGCGACGAGCGGCTGCTTGACACGAGCTTGCAGATGCCTGGCTCCACCCTCCCCTGGAGGGGGAGGGTCGCCTCACGACGAGCGAAGCGAGACGTGAGGCGGGGTGGGGTGATGTCTCCACATGCACCATCGTCCGCGGCTTCACCCCACCCCGCTCGCCCGCTTCGCATGCGATCGACCCTCCCCTCCAGGGCAGGGTGGGCATTCCGTTCGGACTTCTGCGCAAGGAGCGACAGCGGCACAGAGGCGCCGGCTCACCTGTCCTGCGCAGCCGCCTTCTCCAGCCGCTTCGCCATCACCTTCCAATAGGTGCCCGGCATGAACCGCTGCAGCAGATCCATGAAGCGCGCGTCGCCGCCGATCAGGATGCGCGGCTCGTTGCGCTCGATGCCGGCGATGATCCGCAGCGCCGCGTCGCGCGGGCTGGTCCTGGCGAGCCGCTCGAAGCGCTCGATCGACTGCACGCGGCGCGCATTGTCGGTCATGCCGGTCCCGGCGCGGGCGTTGCGCGCGATCGCGGTGGCGACGCCGCCGGGATGCACGACGGACAGCCTGACCGGGCTGTTGGTGGCGGCAAGCTCGTGACGCAGGCTCTCGGAAAAGCCGCGCACCGCGAACTTGGCCGCGGCATAGGCCGACTGGCCGGGCGGCGCGATGATGCCGAAGATCGAGGACAGGTTGACGACATGCGCCTCCGGCTTCCGCGCCAGATGCGGCAGGAACGCGCGCGTGCCGTGCACGACGCCCCAGAAGTTGATATTGAACAGCCACTCCATCTCGGCCTGGTCGATCTCATCGAAGCTGCCGAACAGCGCCACGCCGGCATTGTTGATGACGATGTTGAGGTTGGGATGCGCGGCGGTCGCGGCGTCGGCGAATTGCGCGATCGCGGCGGGGTCGCTGACGTCGAGCCGGTGCGTGGTCACCTTGCGATGATGCCCGGCAAGCTCGCTCGCAAGGCTGGCAAGGCCGCCCTCGTCGCGATCCGCCAGCGCCAGATCACAGCCGCGTGCGGCAAGTTCCAACGCCAGTGCGCGACCAATGCCGCTCGCTGCGCCCGTGACGGCGGCAGCCGCCCCATTGAGAGCCGTCATCCCCGCATCCTCCCCGCTGATCTGCCGGTTCCGTGCGCTCGTTCCAATTGCAGGTGGAATTTCTGCGAGTTTTTCGCATTGGAACCGAACCATCCGGCCGTTGGGCTTTTAACTCACATTACTTTTGCGATGGCACACTTTCTGGAGGTCAAGCATGGGACAGTCGCACCCCTTTCGCGCAACGGCGCTGATCGTCGAGGACGATCCGACCCAGCGCGAGATGATCGCGCTGCTGCTCGAGGAGAGCGAGTACGACGTGATCGCGTGCGAGAGCGCGGAGGCGGCGGAGCTCGTGCTCAACAAGCCCGGCAACCGCATCATGCTGCTGATGACCGACGTCAATCTCGCCGGCCGGATGAGCGGCGTCGAGCTCGCGCACATCGCGCGGGCGCGTCATCCGCATATCAACATCGTGGTGACGTCGGGACGACCGCTGTCGCAGCCATTGCCGGGGAATGCGAAGTTCTGGAGCAAGCCGTGGGCGCCGCTCGACGTGCTGCGCGAGGCCGAGGTGACGCTGGAACGCGCGCCTGACGGCCAGAGGTGGCTTGGGGAGTGACGGTCCGCCAGGACCGGTTCGACTTGACGGAGCAGGGGCAGCCATCCCACGTCTGCAAAGACGAATTTTAGCCAGGGGTCGGGGATGCAGCGGGAGGATGGTGAAGCGCGAGAAGAGGCCGGGTGGAAGCCGCGCTCCCACCCGGGGAGTGCAACTACTTCTTCTTGGCAGCCTTCTTGGTCTTCTTCGCCGCTTTCTTGGTCGCCTTCGCGGCCTTCTTCGCTTTCTTCGCCATGGAATCCTCGTCAGGAGTTGATGGATTGCAACGCGACTTCGAGGCTTGGCTGGCGCAGGCCAGCTATGCATCAGCCTCGGGAATTGATCCCAGCAGATTCGCGAAGCTCTGCCTCACCCTGTCACCGGGCGACATCCGCTTATCCACAGCTCGCTGCGGCGAGCCGCGGCGTGCAGCGTTCGCACATGCCGCGAGAACAGGGTTAACGTCTGGCAAATCGTGTCTTCATTGATTCAAAACCAAGGCGCAATCTTGGTGGCTCAATTGAGGAAGC
Protein-coding sequences here:
- a CDS encoding thiol-disulfide oxidoreductase DCC family protein, giving the protein MPQLTVWYNTRCPVCDAGIDWQRNKLLALVRSGRVAFKDINEEPEALSAFGADVDAVRRRLHATDEEGQLITGADVALLLWALTPGEGWLATLFGNRLVRPLTRFGYDRFADVLFAWNKRKGHW
- a CDS encoding lytic murein transglycosylase, with translation MLAFRSLVAVAILSFASPALAARCGGDFNTFIASFSAEAQSAGVSGAVVSQALSGVTLDPAVLSFDRRQRYTFNKSFEQYVATRVGPGRINGGRAMLQRHAALLSRIEQQYGVPRQILVAIWGLETDFGKGDMGKLPVIRTLATLAHDCRRTELFQTELMAALKIVERGDLTLRDLIGAFAGEIGQTQFLPSSYIKYGVDFDGDGRVDLRHSTADVLASTANLLHTNGFKMGASYEEGSANFDAMREWNRAVIYRKTIGYFADQLMGR
- a CDS encoding OmpA family protein, which encodes MTFRLGALAQLTLIAALICHTVSPATAQPGDVAGARDFPGIGRFAGSVITGYVAKDFDAMRLQAAPFKDGKATDERRLEGRITRIAYRTMPGPSILEVSRNFENQLAKAGFETLLACDTDACGAIPFTEAIDVLPVPQMWVDGFDYRYFAGRKAADGREIYASVLVSQNNQQITAQLTIAELGAMQNKMVSAAEMAKGLGDKGHIALYGIYFDTDKATMKPESRPTLEQIAQLLAGQPQLNVFIVGHTDSQGSYDYNLDLSRRRAEAVAAELARSYRIAPARLRSAGVGLLAPVGSNATDVGRALNRRVELVAP
- a CDS encoding SDR family NAD(P)-dependent oxidoreductase, which gives rise to MTALNGAAAAVTGAASGIGRALALELAARGCDLALADRDEGGLASLASELAGHHRKVTTHRLDVSDPAAIAQFADAATAAHPNLNIVINNAGVALFGSFDEIDQAEMEWLFNINFWGVVHGTRAFLPHLARKPEAHVVNLSSIFGIIAPPGQSAYAAAKFAVRGFSESLRHELAATNSPVRLSVVHPGGVATAIARNARAGTGMTDNARRVQSIERFERLARTSPRDAALRIIAGIERNEPRILIGGDARFMDLLQRFMPGTYWKVMAKRLEKAAAQDR
- a CDS encoding DUF817 domain-containing protein codes for the protein MHDDEFSSAAAQDSAAAIWAPLRPFIAAEARLAARAAQTPWTAFLYEFLRFGVKQAWACLFGGIAVALMLLTWRFYPANAPLARYDFLFLCMLGVQAALLAARLETWEEAKIILIYHLVGTAMELFKTATGSWIYPEPSLIRLGGVPLFSGFMYSCIGSYLCRVWRLFDFRFNFHPSRRWLMALSAAIYLNFFTDHYGLDLRLVLFGCAALLFAPATVHFKVWRVHRSMPLLLGLVLVSLFIWLSENIGTFTRVWLYPAQAHGWAMVSPAKLGSWFLLLIISYTLVSLINRPRVMGTRENTLLPERQKQAA
- a CDS encoding response regulator, whose protein sequence is MGQSHPFRATALIVEDDPTQREMIALLLEESEYDVIACESAEAAELVLNKPGNRIMLLMTDVNLAGRMSGVELAHIARARHPHINIVVTSGRPLSQPLPGNAKFWSKPWAPLDVLREAEVTLERAPDGQRWLGE
- a CDS encoding DUF817 family protein; this translates as MVVFDFRFTGHPSRRWLISLSAAIYLNFFTDHYGLDLRFVLFGWAALLFAPATVHFDVTVTVLDCTNLSRAERRRRGVEGWPTRRSVRKCPCPGRKRPNFAQAALGDRLLGIGVSPDANSHA